A single region of the Hippoglossus hippoglossus isolate fHipHip1 chromosome 17, fHipHip1.pri, whole genome shotgun sequence genome encodes:
- the LOC117778279 gene encoding G-protein coupled receptor 35 produces the protein MLRSSAHLENMNITDTSCKVDHLQGLAYTLLFLLGFLINAAALRAFIAKRDSWTDTHIYMFNLAIADSALVLFLPFRIFDAYFCLPKTTLCTFLMNVHFTNMYASIMTTTAISVHRYLAVRFPLHARWWRRKKMVAVAVCVVIWGLMVTGSVVFRKENYPERLWTCYERCKNLPLHIQFILIMVILGFLTPLVIILFCSSQIISILSKTDDKSEEKKSIVGLVSANMIVFIVCYTPIHIGFLVNFFSTPPPNWQLVNLPAHVYLLVCEWIAATNCCFDSISYYFLLKHFYS, from the exons ATGCTCAGGAGTTCAGCTCACTTG GAAAACATGAACATCACCGACACCAGCTGCAAGGTAGACCACCTCCAGGGTTTGGCTTACACTCTTTTGTTCCTCCTTGGTTTCCTCATCAACGCTGCAGCTCTGCGCGCCTTCATCGCAAAGCGAGACTCCTGGACGGACACCCACATCTACATGTTCAACCTGGCTATAGCTGACTCTGCCCTCGTCCTCTTCCTTCCCTTCAGGATCTTCGACGCCTACTTCTGCCTGCCAAAGACCACCTTGTGTACTTTCCTCATGAACGTTCACTTCACCAACATGTACGCCAGCATCATGACCACGACCGCCATCAGTGTCCACCGCTACCTGGCTGTGAGGTTCCCCCTGCACGCCcgatggtggaggaggaagaagatggtaGCTGTTGCCGTGTGCGTGGTTATTTGGGGACTTATGGTGACAGGATCGGTGGTTTTCCGAAAGGAGAACTACCCGGAGAGACTCTGGACGTGTTATGAAAGATGCAAGAATCTCCCGCTTCATATACAGTTCATCCTGATTATGGTCATCCTCGGCTTCCTCACGCCACTGGtgatcattttgttttgttccagtCAAATCATCTCTATTCTGTCAAAGACGGATGACAagtcagaggaaaagaaaagcattgtTGGTCTGGTTTCAGCAAACATGATCGTGTTCATCGTCTGCTACACACCGATCCACATTGGCTTCCTCGTCAACTTCTTTTCCACTCCACCTCCAAACTGGCAGCTTGTAAATTTGCCTGCACATGTATATTTacttgtgtgtgaatggattgCCGccacaaactgctgctttgaTTCCATCAGCTATTATTTCTTGTTGAAACACTTTTATTCATAA